One window of the Acaryochloris sp. CCMEE 5410 genome contains the following:
- a CDS encoding GAF domain-containing protein: MSLSESLSILENPDVSIALGKLIIAIASATSETEVYATVAAYIPDILPVDRTSIILLTEDGQELEIYALHGIEGVSPIGKTIPCDGTAAGLAVRTGQPQVNWASPDSPYLDIVRLSAEGMSLFVSVPLMIHGQAIGAVNAAFSNPTLAETQILSLLTQITTLISTNLERQILLKQTQVAMEGYRSQAEQLQVLNEIARKLSGHCSFQGYRSSPQLNEIKTF, encoded by the coding sequence GTGAGTTTATCTGAGTCCCTATCGATTTTAGAGAATCCTGATGTTTCGATCGCATTAGGGAAACTGATTATTGCGATCGCATCTGCCACATCAGAAACGGAAGTCTATGCCACCGTTGCAGCCTACATTCCTGACATTCTTCCGGTCGATCGAACCAGTATTATCCTCCTGACCGAAGATGGCCAAGAACTAGAGATTTATGCCCTTCATGGGATAGAAGGCGTCAGTCCGATTGGTAAGACTATTCCTTGTGACGGCACAGCTGCAGGATTAGCAGTGCGAACAGGGCAACCCCAGGTAAACTGGGCGTCTCCCGACAGTCCCTATCTCGATATCGTCCGTCTGTCTGCAGAGGGCATGTCTCTATTCGTCAGCGTACCGTTGATGATTCATGGTCAAGCCATCGGGGCAGTGAATGCGGCTTTCTCCAATCCAACTTTGGCTGAGACGCAAATTCTTAGCCTTTTGACTCAAATCACGACCTTGATTTCCACCAACCTGGAGCGGCAAATTCTGCTCAAACAGACCCAGGTGGCCATGGAAGGGTATCGATCCCAAGCTGAGCAACTGCAGGTACTGAACGAAATTGCCCGCAAACTATCCGGGCACTGTTCATTTCAGGGTTACAGATCTAGTCCACAGTTGAATGAAATCAAGACATTTTGA